The following proteins come from a genomic window of Acetivibrio cellulolyticus CD2:
- a CDS encoding ImmA/IrrE family metallo-endopeptidase, producing MNQSIMLNECQIDEIRKLAKAKRQSLSIIGEIPIANDIFTILEQLNIKLLEYPIQSEGDGLAFSAAIMCSEEDGEELVFIGLNTADYFDKQIFAIAHELFHYFTKTASHLSRLGDIENTLIEAKANRFAAEFLFPEAALKSIILDEFKTSKLEKVAEKTILRFIARLQCTWWLPYHSIVKRLHEIGAISEEQYGKLYGIDERDLYSEYGKMGMAFNEEVFKKLNSKTNSIGTSMRDIDIIIRNFEDGLINEDKLTVTLGLFNKSPDDFGYRVNVSNEDEEEFDAFFSGGSSDED from the coding sequence ATGAATCAATCCATAATGCTTAATGAATGTCAAATTGATGAAATACGAAAACTTGCAAAAGCTAAGCGCCAGTCTTTAAGCATAATCGGTGAAATCCCAATTGCTAATGATATTTTTACAATCTTGGAGCAGCTGAATATTAAATTGCTGGAGTATCCCATTCAATCAGAAGGTGATGGGCTAGCTTTTTCTGCTGCGATTATGTGTTCTGAAGAGGATGGGGAAGAACTGGTATTTATTGGGCTAAATACAGCAGACTATTTTGATAAACAGATATTTGCTATAGCACATGAATTATTTCACTATTTTACCAAAACAGCATCCCATTTAAGTCGATTAGGTGATATAGAAAATACCTTAATTGAAGCAAAAGCTAATCGATTTGCTGCTGAATTCTTATTTCCGGAAGCGGCATTAAAAAGTATAATTCTTGATGAATTTAAAACTTCAAAATTAGAAAAAGTGGCAGAGAAAACGATTCTAAGATTTATTGCAAGACTTCAATGTACATGGTGGTTACCTTATCATTCAATAGTTAAAAGGTTACATGAAATTGGCGCCATTTCAGAAGAACAATACGGAAAATTATACGGTATTGATGAAAGAGATTTGTATTCAGAATATGGTAAGATGGGAATGGCTTTTAATGAGGAAGTTTTCAAAAAACTTAATAGTAAAACAAATTCAATTGGTACTTCGATGAGGGATATAGATATTATTATCAGGAACTTTGAGGACGGATTAATTAATGAGGATAAGTTAACTGTTACTTTAGGTCTTTTTAATAAATCACCTGATGATTTTGGATATAGAGTAAATGTGTCAAATGAAGATGAAGAAGAATTTGATGCTTTCTTTTCTGGGGGAAGCTCCGATGAAGATTAA
- a CDS encoding helix-turn-helix transcriptional regulator, with product MKTLSAKKLAETVTKLREEKGLTKEELGTLTGINRIMIGRIEREDFVPSIVQFEALGNVLGFDVSNMFVEKETTNSFIALRSETINDTEKEGVDRLFKMMIALRQQIILRRKYENESIHNA from the coding sequence ATGAAAACGTTATCTGCTAAGAAGTTAGCTGAAACAGTGACAAAGCTTAGAGAGGAAAAAGGACTTACTAAAGAGGAATTAGGAACTTTGACAGGCATAAATAGAATTATGATTGGCCGTATCGAACGTGAAGATTTTGTACCATCTATTGTTCAATTTGAGGCGCTAGGTAATGTTCTTGGGTTCGATGTTTCAAATATGTTTGTTGAAAAAGAAACAACCAACTCTTTTATTGCGCTTAGAAGCGAAACGATAAATGACACTGAAAAAGAAGGCGTGGACAGACTCTTTAAGATGATGATAGCACTGAGGCAACAAATTATTTTAAGGAGAAAATACGAAAATGAATCAATCCATAATGCTTAA
- a CDS encoding ribbon-helix-helix domain-containing protein, whose amino-acid sequence MDSKRAPYATKILKEYKELMQELSTETRIPQSKLLDEAIEDLLKKYGKIKDT is encoded by the coding sequence ATGGATAGTAAAAGGGCACCATATGCAACCAAAATACTTAAAGAGTACAAAGAGCTCATGCAGGAATTATCTACGGAAACGAGAATCCCACAAAGTAAACTGCTAGATGAAGCTATCGAGGATTTATTAAAGAAATACGGAAAAATAAAAGACACCTGA
- a CDS encoding sigma-70 family RNA polymerase sigma factor — translation MKGKCTMENSQIAKIIKEELLKAEERIIQRLTSDEPPQQSDPSTSPRKPLPGNDNYAKALASYLNGGTHSGTAKELGVSMAQVKKYYNWLVKHGYLEVENAELSEVEQHVVNCIYKKKMSLRETAQELECSVSNVTFRRDSAIRKGYVPEEPDAKK, via the coding sequence ATGAAAGGAAAATGTACTATGGAAAATTCCCAAATAGCCAAGATAATTAAGGAAGAGCTCTTGAAGGCAGAAGAAAGAATTATTCAAAGGTTGACTTCAGATGAACCACCACAGCAAAGCGATCCATCCACCAGTCCCCGTAAACCTCTACCTGGAAACGATAATTACGCGAAGGCTTTGGCATCTTACTTAAATGGTGGAACTCACTCTGGTACAGCTAAAGAACTCGGTGTCAGTATGGCACAAGTCAAAAAGTATTACAATTGGCTTGTTAAACACGGATATCTCGAAGTAGAGAATGCTGAGTTATCCGAAGTTGAACAGCATGTAGTTAACTGCATTTACAAAAAGAAAATGTCCCTACGTGAAACGGCACAAGAACTCGAGTGCTCTGTTAGTAACGTTACTTTTCGTAGGGATAGCGCCATTCGAAAGGGATATGTGCCAGAAGAACCAGACGCTAAAAAATAA